A portion of the Granulosicoccus antarcticus IMCC3135 genome contains these proteins:
- a CDS encoding trans-sulfuration enzyme family protein yields MTRAIAPATIAAKADHYEDALSGSIVPPIHTSTTYARDTGNQPFNPAHVYARDNNPSFVQAERVLAKLENGEQALLFASGMAAIAAVFYTLQSGAHVVLPNSMYWGVFSWTRQYCARASITVSYYAPDDAASLRKALQDKASTDIVWVETPSNPMMHVTDIRLAAQLAHGAGALLVVDNTVPTPLLTRPLDLGADIVMHSATKSLNGHSDVIAGALVTRENHSHWQRIVTERHDAGAIISPFDASQLLRGMRTLSLRVERACQNAARIAEFLHEHEHVEEVLYPGLESHPGHKVAREQMSGGYGSLMSFLVKGDKAETLAVVSRLQLLVRATSLGGVETLIEHRHSIEPPETGVPENLLRLAVGIEDVDDLIHDLDQALSPSV; encoded by the coding sequence ATGACCAGAGCTATTGCCCCCGCTACCATCGCCGCCAAGGCTGATCATTACGAGGATGCCCTGAGTGGCAGTATCGTCCCGCCGATCCATACCTCGACCACCTATGCCAGAGATACCGGAAATCAACCGTTTAATCCGGCGCATGTCTATGCCCGGGACAACAATCCATCGTTTGTGCAGGCAGAGCGCGTACTGGCAAAGCTTGAAAACGGTGAGCAAGCTCTGTTGTTTGCCTCTGGTATGGCGGCCATTGCGGCGGTATTCTATACGCTGCAAAGCGGTGCTCATGTGGTGTTGCCAAACTCGATGTACTGGGGGGTGTTCAGCTGGACCCGGCAGTACTGTGCGAGAGCGTCAATAACGGTCAGTTACTACGCACCCGATGATGCGGCCAGCTTGCGCAAAGCGCTACAGGACAAGGCAAGCACAGATATTGTCTGGGTGGAAACGCCCAGCAATCCTATGATGCACGTCACAGATATCCGCCTTGCCGCCCAGCTTGCTCATGGGGCAGGCGCGCTGCTGGTTGTCGATAACACGGTGCCCACGCCACTGCTGACACGTCCGCTGGATCTGGGGGCCGATATTGTGATGCACTCAGCCACCAAGTCCCTGAACGGTCATAGTGATGTGATTGCAGGGGCGCTGGTTACGCGGGAAAATCACTCGCATTGGCAGCGTATCGTCACCGAACGGCATGATGCCGGCGCTATCATCAGCCCGTTCGATGCCTCCCAGCTGCTGCGTGGCATGCGAACTCTGTCGCTGCGTGTTGAGCGGGCCTGTCAGAACGCTGCGCGTATTGCCGAGTTTCTGCATGAACATGAGCACGTCGAGGAGGTTCTGTACCCGGGTCTGGAGTCTCATCCCGGTCATAAGGTCGCCCGAGAACAGATGTCTGGTGGTTACGGTAGTTTGATGTCATTTCTGGTGAAGGGTGACAAGGCTGAGACACTGGCCGTTGTCAGTCGACTGCAGCTGCTCGTCCGAGCAACTTCATTAGGCGGTGTCGAGACTTTGATCGAACATCGTCACAGTATCGAACCACCGGAAACTGGTGTGCCAGAGAATCTCCTACGCCTGGCCGTGGGCATAGAAGATGTTGATGATCTGATTCATGATCTTGATCAGGCGTTGTCGCCATCCGTCTGA
- a CDS encoding bifunctional aconitate hydratase 2/2-methylisocitrate dehydratase, giving the protein MSLYLEYINEIEDRKGQGLHPQPIDSGELLAEIISQIKDAGHEHREDSLKFFIYNTLPGTTSAAVEKAAFIKEIILGESVVEEISTEFAFELLSHMKGGPSMKVLLDLALADDAPIAKQALEVLKTQFFLYEADTDRLANAFKEGNQIAKELLESYAKADFFTQLPEVDEEIEVVTFIAAEGDISTDLLSPGNQAHSRSDRELHGKCMISEEAQTQIQELQKQNPGRRVMLIAEKGTMGVGSSRMSGVNNVALWTGKPASPYVPFVNFAPIVAGTNGISPIFLTTVGVTGGIGLDLKNWVKKLDSDGKPVLDANGDPVLEQTYSVETGTVLTINTKTKKLYSSDGKELVDISSALSPQKLEFIKAGGSYAIVFGKKLQSLAAATLGTKLVPVFAPSKEITLEDQGLTAVEKIFNKNAVGVTEGVVLHAGSDVRVKVNIVGSQDTTGLMTSQELEAMAATVISPTVDGAYQSGCHTASVWDKKAQANIPKLMSFMNKFGLITARDPKGAYHPMTDVIHKVLNDITVDEWAIIIGGDSHTRMSKGVAFGADSGTVALALATGEATMPIPESVKVTFKGDLKDYMDFRDVVHATQLQMLKKFGDNVFQGRVIEVHIGTLLADQAFTFTDWTAEMKAKASICISQDDKLIESLEIAKSRIKIMIDKGMDNHVNVLQGLVDIADKRIADIKSGEIPVLMPDDNSKYFAELVVDLDQIVEPMIADPDVNNDDVSKRYTHDVIRSLSYYEGKKAVDLGFVGSCMVHKGDLKIISQVLRNVEAKNGSIEFKAPLIVAAPTYNIVDELKAEGDWDVLQKYSGFEFDDNDPKQTARTEYENMMYLERPGCNLCMGNQEKAAKGDTVLATSTRLFQGRVVEDSERKKGESLLASTPVVVLAAILGRTPSIEEYQEAVAGISLTKFAPPLKEMSVTATPLNFMPMNKG; this is encoded by the coding sequence ATGAGTCTGTATCTCGAATACATCAACGAAATTGAAGATAGAAAAGGTCAGGGATTGCATCCTCAGCCGATTGATAGCGGCGAATTGCTTGCAGAAATCATCTCTCAGATCAAAGACGCTGGGCATGAGCACAGGGAAGATTCTCTTAAATTCTTTATTTACAACACCTTGCCTGGAACTACCAGTGCCGCTGTTGAAAAAGCCGCATTCATCAAGGAGATCATTCTGGGTGAATCCGTAGTCGAGGAAATCTCGACAGAATTTGCCTTTGAACTGCTTTCTCATATGAAGGGCGGGCCTTCAATGAAGGTTCTTCTGGATCTGGCCTTGGCCGATGACGCACCAATAGCCAAACAAGCCCTTGAAGTCTTGAAGACCCAGTTTTTTCTGTATGAAGCGGATACAGATCGACTGGCGAATGCATTCAAGGAAGGCAATCAGATTGCCAAAGAGCTTCTCGAAAGTTATGCCAAGGCAGACTTCTTTACCCAACTTCCTGAAGTAGACGAAGAAATCGAGGTCGTTACCTTCATCGCCGCAGAAGGCGATATTTCCACTGATCTGCTCTCCCCCGGCAACCAGGCACACTCTCGCTCGGATCGTGAGCTGCACGGCAAGTGCATGATCTCCGAAGAGGCCCAGACACAGATTCAGGAACTGCAGAAACAGAACCCCGGCAGACGGGTGATGTTGATTGCAGAGAAAGGCACCATGGGCGTAGGCTCTTCCAGAATGTCAGGCGTTAACAACGTTGCTCTCTGGACTGGCAAACCTGCCAGCCCGTACGTGCCCTTCGTGAACTTTGCTCCCATTGTTGCGGGCACAAACGGTATTTCACCCATCTTTTTGACAACCGTTGGTGTCACAGGTGGTATCGGATTAGATCTGAAGAACTGGGTCAAAAAACTCGACTCCGACGGCAAACCAGTGCTTGACGCCAATGGCGACCCTGTTCTCGAGCAGACGTACTCAGTGGAGACGGGGACTGTGCTCACCATCAACACAAAGACAAAGAAGCTTTATAGCAGCGACGGCAAAGAACTTGTCGACATCTCTTCGGCCCTGAGCCCTCAAAAGCTGGAGTTCATCAAGGCCGGCGGATCTTACGCCATCGTCTTTGGCAAGAAGCTGCAAAGTCTGGCAGCCGCAACGCTCGGTACAAAACTGGTACCTGTTTTTGCACCATCCAAGGAAATAACCCTCGAAGACCAGGGCCTGACAGCTGTTGAGAAGATCTTCAACAAAAATGCAGTCGGCGTCACTGAGGGAGTCGTTCTACATGCTGGATCCGATGTCAGGGTCAAGGTGAACATCGTCGGCTCTCAAGATACAACCGGCCTGATGACATCTCAGGAACTGGAAGCAATGGCAGCTACTGTCATTTCTCCGACCGTTGATGGCGCCTACCAGTCAGGCTGTCATACCGCCTCTGTTTGGGATAAGAAGGCACAGGCCAATATACCCAAGCTCATGAGCTTCATGAACAAGTTTGGCCTGATTACGGCTCGAGATCCAAAAGGGGCTTACCACCCCATGACCGACGTCATTCACAAGGTGTTGAATGACATTACCGTTGATGAGTGGGCCATCATCATCGGTGGTGACTCGCATACCAGAATGTCCAAAGGTGTCGCTTTTGGCGCTGACTCTGGCACCGTGGCACTTGCTCTGGCCACCGGTGAGGCCACCATGCCTATCCCCGAGTCAGTCAAAGTCACCTTCAAAGGTGATTTGAAGGACTATATGGATTTCCGTGATGTTGTACATGCCACGCAGTTGCAGATGCTGAAGAAGTTTGGCGATAACGTCTTCCAGGGCCGAGTCATTGAGGTGCACATCGGCACCTTGCTGGCAGACCAGGCATTCACCTTTACAGACTGGACCGCCGAAATGAAGGCGAAAGCCTCCATCTGCATCTCTCAGGATGACAAATTGATCGAGTCTCTGGAAATCGCCAAGAGCCGCATCAAGATCATGATCGACAAAGGCATGGATAATCATGTCAATGTCCTTCAAGGCCTGGTTGATATCGCTGACAAAAGGATTGCGGACATAAAGTCTGGCGAGATTCCAGTTCTGATGCCAGATGACAATTCCAAATATTTTGCAGAATTAGTCGTCGATCTGGATCAGATTGTAGAGCCCATGATTGCTGATCCTGATGTCAACAATGACGATGTTTCCAAGCGATATACCCATGATGTCATCCGCTCGCTCTCATACTACGAGGGCAAGAAAGCGGTAGATCTCGGCTTTGTCGGCTCATGTATGGTTCACAAAGGAGATCTGAAGATAATCTCCCAGGTTCTACGCAATGTGGAAGCAAAGAACGGCAGCATTGAATTCAAAGCCCCTCTGATAGTGGCAGCCCCGACTTACAACATCGTTGATGAATTGAAAGCTGAGGGTGATTGGGATGTGTTACAGAAATACTCGGGTTTCGAGTTTGACGATAACGACCCCAAGCAGACAGCCAGAACAGAATACGAGAACATGATGTATCTCGAACGACCGGGCTGTAACCTGTGTATGGGTAATCAGGAAAAGGCTGCAAAAGGCGATACGGTACTGGCAACCTCCACACGTCTGTTTCAAGGTCGCGTGGTAGAGGACTCCGAGCGTAAGAAGGGTGAATCCTTGTTAGCCTCGACTCCTGTGGTGGTTCTGGCGGCGATTCTTGGGCGTACGCCGAGCATCGAAGAGTACCAGGAAGCAGTTGCCGGCATCAGCCTGACAAAGTTCGCCCCACCACTCAAGGAAATGAGCGTAACGGCAACACCGTTGAATTTCATGCCCATGAACAAAGGCTAG
- a CDS encoding aspartate/glutamate racemase family protein, which produces MSQMRILFVNPNSTSSMTDKVRQTAMSLLPETVTVDAVSNRQGPASIQGPTDGDRAVPGMLLEMEQGLARGADAIVIACFDDTGINEARKMFPVPVVGIGQAAYHVSMLRGLRFSVVTTLSVSVPVLEDNIRLFGVYPYCCSVRASDVPVLDLEKPGSAAEQRVSDEIALAIVEDDCDAIILGCAGMTDLASRLSTRHQLPVIDGVGAAAGLAYALALTEMPDQGSGVLGTP; this is translated from the coding sequence ATGAGCCAGATGAGAATTCTGTTCGTCAATCCGAATAGCACAAGCTCAATGACTGACAAGGTTCGGCAGACGGCCATGAGCTTGCTGCCCGAAACCGTCACGGTGGATGCGGTGAGTAACCGGCAAGGTCCCGCCTCCATTCAGGGGCCGACAGATGGCGACAGGGCCGTACCAGGAATGTTGTTGGAAATGGAACAGGGCCTGGCACGGGGCGCTGATGCCATTGTCATCGCCTGTTTCGACGACACCGGCATAAACGAGGCTCGCAAGATGTTTCCGGTTCCTGTCGTGGGCATCGGTCAGGCGGCCTATCACGTCAGCATGCTACGAGGACTGCGTTTTAGCGTGGTGACCACGTTGTCGGTTTCTGTCCCCGTACTGGAAGACAACATACGCCTCTTCGGGGTCTATCCCTATTGTTGTAGCGTCCGGGCTAGTGATGTTCCGGTGCTGGATCTTGAAAAGCCCGGTTCTGCAGCCGAACAGCGAGTATCTGATGAGATAGCGCTTGCCATCGTGGAGGATGATTGCGATGCCATTATTCTGGGGTGTGCTGGCATGACCGATCTGGCTTCTCGCCTGTCAACCAGGCATCAGCTACCGGTCATTGATGGTGTCGGCGCTGCGGCGGGGTTGGCGTATGCCTTGGCGCTGACAGAAATGCCTGATCAGGGGTCAGGTGTTCTGGGTACGCCTTGA
- a CDS encoding ABC transporter permease has protein sequence MSDRRPLSFYLLALFFAVFVLFLYGPTITIAILSFQGPSGGLTFPMNGVSLHWFYDLFEQQAVGDIWGSFRRSLALGLIVMTITIVVSLMGGMAFRRRFLGSGVVFYLIITSLIIPSILISLGVGILFNILDWDVHWSTSALGSQLTWTIPFGLLIMFAVFNRFDERYEEAARDLGASSWQVVRHVILPLIAPSLIGVGLFGFTLSYDEFARTLLTAGSYNTLPLEIYGMTTSVTTPVLYALGTLTTLFSFFIIALFMGIFLWLKRRSRGVIDIVVQEAE, from the coding sequence ATGAGTGATAGACGACCATTAAGTTTTTATCTACTAGCGCTATTTTTTGCCGTGTTTGTCCTGTTCCTCTACGGGCCGACCATTACCATCGCCATTCTGTCGTTTCAAGGACCCTCCGGTGGTTTGACCTTTCCCATGAACGGCGTGTCGTTACATTGGTTTTATGATCTGTTTGAACAACAGGCGGTTGGTGATATCTGGGGTTCGTTCAGACGGTCGCTGGCTTTGGGTTTGATTGTCATGACGATCACCATTGTCGTATCACTGATGGGAGGCATGGCATTTCGTCGTCGCTTCCTTGGCTCAGGCGTGGTGTTTTATCTGATCATTACCAGTCTTATTATTCCATCTATCCTGATTTCACTCGGAGTCGGCATCTTGTTCAATATTCTGGATTGGGATGTTCATTGGTCGACCTCAGCTCTGGGTTCACAACTGACCTGGACGATTCCCTTTGGACTGCTCATCATGTTTGCCGTATTCAACCGCTTTGATGAACGCTACGAAGAGGCTGCTCGCGACTTGGGTGCCAGCAGCTGGCAGGTGGTCCGGCATGTCATTCTGCCGCTGATCGCACCGAGCCTGATCGGCGTAGGCCTGTTCGGTTTTACCTTGTCCTATGATGAATTCGCACGCACCTTGCTCACCGCAGGCTCCTACAATACGCTGCCGTTGGAGATCTACGGCATGACAACGAGTGTCACGACTCCGGTTTTGTATGCCTTGGGCACGCTGACAACGTTGTTTTCCTTTTTCATCATTGCCTTGTTCATGGGCATTTTTCTATGGCTTAAAAGGCGTAGTCGTGGCGTGATAGACATTGTCGTTCAGGAAGCCGAATGA